From the genome of Arthrobacter alpinus, one region includes:
- a CDS encoding FAS1-like dehydratase domain-containing protein has protein sequence MSINPALQGRSYSQGDVYSVGRESIREFATAVKATHAAHFEVVAAHALGYTDLLAPPTYAIIVAQRADAQLINDQDSGIDFSRVVHAEQKFTHHRPIVAGDELVAELHVDTVRAMGGGAMITTRAEISTVAGEPVATTVSAILVRGEGQ, from the coding sequence ATGAGTATCAATCCCGCGCTGCAGGGACGCAGCTATTCCCAAGGTGACGTGTACAGTGTCGGTCGCGAATCGATCCGTGAATTCGCCACAGCAGTCAAGGCCACCCACGCAGCCCATTTTGAGGTTGTCGCAGCCCATGCATTGGGGTATACGGACCTGCTGGCCCCGCCAACGTACGCCATCATCGTGGCACAACGCGCTGACGCCCAGTTGATCAACGATCAGGATTCAGGAATCGATTTCTCCCGCGTCGTGCACGCGGAACAAAAGTTCACACACCACCGTCCCATTGTGGCCGGCGATGAGCTCGTGGCCGAACTCCACGTTGACACCGTGCGTGCCATGGGTGGCGGTGCCATGATCACCACTCGCGCAGAAATTTCCACCGTGGCAGGCGAGCCCGTGGCCACCACCGTGTCCGCCATCTTGGTCCGCGGAGAGGGACAATAA
- a CDS encoding MaoC family dehydratase yields the protein MNFSELTLGQEIGSRTLEISRADLIKYAGASGDFNPIHWNDRFAREVELPGVIAHGMFTMGAAVQLVTDWVGDPSAVTAYGTRFTKPVPVADLAGAPGAVVQILGVIGALNAEAFTARVDLAVTLDGQKVLVKAQATVRVA from the coding sequence ATGAACTTTTCAGAGCTGACGCTGGGCCAGGAAATTGGTTCTCGCACGCTGGAAATAAGCCGCGCCGACTTGATTAAATATGCGGGAGCTTCGGGGGACTTCAATCCCATCCACTGGAACGATCGTTTTGCCCGTGAGGTCGAACTGCCCGGTGTCATCGCCCACGGCATGTTCACCATGGGCGCTGCCGTTCAGCTCGTCACGGATTGGGTGGGTGACCCGTCCGCCGTCACCGCCTACGGCACCCGCTTTACCAAGCCCGTGCCGGTCGCGGACCTGGCCGGTGCGCCCGGCGCCGTCGTGCAGATTCTCGGCGTCATCGGGGCCCTGAACGCAGAGGCGTTCACGGCAAGGGTCGACTTGGCCGTGACCTTGGATGGTCAAAAGGTTTTGGTCAAGGCGCAAGCAACTGTTCGCGTGGCGTGA
- a CDS encoding MFS transporter, whose product MAISSTTPLSGPSAGHARAGARSWLALAVLMLPVLLVSVDNTVLSFAIPSISLALIPSASELLWIIDVYPLVLAALLVPMGSMADRFGRRRLLMIGSTGFAIVSVFAAFAPSAGALIGYRALLGLFGAMLMPSTLSLIRNLFLHPDQRRKAIAIWAAGFSGGAALGPIVGGFLLEHFWWGSVFLMSVPVLVPLLILAPIFVPESKDPAPGKIDPMSILLSFGAMVPTIFGIKEIAQSGLSVINVALIVAGLALGTVFVRRQLRRKNPMMDVTLFKNPVFSGSVGANLLSIFALVGFLYFITQHLQLVVGLSPTHAAFVLVPGLALTIVSGLLAASLANRFKPSWLVAGGLFLNASAFLIVWLNTDGSVTGIIAAFVVLGVGVGMAETISNDLILSAAPPAKAGAASAISETAYEVGSVLGTAVLGSILAAAYRMNVVVPAGVSLEGTNTASQTLGGAIDVAATLPADQGAALLDSAKHAFDSGSGIVAMVSVIVMLGAALMCLWTLRTAVSNPEPVDH is encoded by the coding sequence ATGGCTATCTCATCAACCACCCCCTTGTCCGGCCCCTCCGCGGGCCATGCACGTGCCGGCGCCCGCAGCTGGCTTGCCCTGGCCGTGCTCATGTTGCCGGTGCTTTTGGTGTCGGTGGACAATACGGTGCTCAGTTTCGCCATCCCCTCGATCTCCTTGGCGCTGATTCCTTCCGCCTCGGAACTGTTGTGGATCATTGATGTGTACCCGCTGGTCTTGGCAGCGCTGCTGGTGCCCATGGGGAGCATGGCCGACAGGTTTGGGCGGCGGAGGCTGCTGATGATCGGCAGCACCGGCTTCGCCATTGTCTCGGTGTTTGCCGCTTTCGCCCCCAGCGCCGGCGCCCTCATTGGTTATCGGGCGCTGCTGGGCCTGTTTGGCGCCATGCTGATGCCCTCCACCTTGTCGCTGATCCGCAATTTGTTCCTCCACCCCGACCAGCGCCGCAAGGCCATTGCCATCTGGGCGGCAGGTTTCTCCGGCGGCGCGGCTCTGGGGCCCATCGTGGGCGGATTCCTCCTTGAGCACTTCTGGTGGGGCTCCGTGTTCTTGATGTCCGTGCCGGTGCTGGTTCCACTGTTGATCCTGGCACCGATCTTTGTGCCGGAGTCCAAGGACCCCGCCCCAGGCAAAATTGACCCGATGAGCATCTTGTTGTCCTTTGGCGCCATGGTGCCGACGATTTTCGGAATCAAGGAAATCGCCCAGTCGGGACTCTCCGTCATCAACGTTGCCCTCATCGTGGCGGGCCTTGCCCTGGGTACGGTATTTGTGCGCCGTCAGCTGCGCCGCAAGAACCCCATGATGGATGTGACCTTGTTCAAGAACCCGGTCTTCAGCGGCAGCGTAGGCGCCAATCTGCTGAGCATCTTTGCCCTAGTGGGCTTCTTGTACTTCATCACCCAGCACCTGCAGCTGGTGGTGGGCCTCTCCCCTACCCACGCAGCTTTTGTCCTGGTCCCCGGCCTGGCGCTCACCATCGTCTCCGGACTGCTGGCGGCGTCCCTTGCCAACCGTTTCAAGCCATCATGGCTGGTGGCCGGAGGGCTGTTCCTCAACGCATCGGCATTCCTGATTGTTTGGCTGAACACCGACGGGTCAGTAACCGGCATCATTGCAGCGTTTGTGGTCCTGGGCGTGGGAGTGGGCATGGCCGAGACTATTTCCAACGACCTCATCCTCTCCGCCGCGCCGCCAGCTAAGGCAGGCGCTGCGTCGGCCATCTCGGAAACGGCCTACGAGGTGGGCTCGGTACTGGGAACCGCCGTCCTGGGCAGCATCTTGGCCGCAGCGTACAGGATGAATGTTGTGGTTCCGGCAGGCGTGTCGCTGGAAGGAACGAACACAGCGTCCCAGACGCTGGGCGGCGCCATCGATGTTGCCGCCACCCTGCCAGCCGATCAAGGCGCTGCGCTGCTGGACTCGGCCAAGCACGCCTTCGACTCCGGTTCGGGCATCGTCGCCATGGTGAGCGTAATTGTCATGCTCGGTGCTGCACTCATGTGCCTGTGGACGTTGAGGACTGCTGTCAGTAACCCGGAGCCGGTGGATCACTAG
- a CDS encoding TetR/AcrR family transcriptional regulator: MTNQPPARDRVLDAYGELLINDGPLAATLDAVAAAAGVSKGGLLYHFKSKEALTEGLVNQLRELAEADFTAMSKDPRGCASYYVRTSVFGESTFDRVIVAAMRLAQGEDSTVRQAFAEIHATWYKLILSDIGDPTVARAVMLLGDGLYYNAALFGMASGSEHTTVDGEAVDVEALLEVVAQMRSGPRS; the protein is encoded by the coding sequence ATGACGAATCAACCCCCAGCCCGGGATCGGGTCCTCGATGCCTATGGGGAATTGCTCATCAATGACGGCCCACTCGCGGCAACCTTGGACGCAGTAGCGGCGGCGGCGGGCGTGTCCAAGGGCGGGCTGCTTTACCACTTCAAGAGCAAAGAAGCCCTCACAGAGGGGCTGGTGAATCAGTTGCGTGAGTTGGCGGAAGCGGACTTCACCGCAATGTCAAAGGATCCACGGGGTTGCGCGAGCTACTACGTGCGAACCAGCGTATTTGGCGAGAGCACTTTTGACCGTGTCATTGTCGCCGCCATGCGTTTGGCGCAGGGCGAGGACAGTACGGTTAGGCAGGCCTTCGCGGAGATTCACGCTACCTGGTACAAGCTGATTCTCTCCGATATTGGGGATCCCACCGTGGCCCGGGCTGTCATGCTTTTGGGAGACGGGCTTTACTACAACGCCGCCCTTTTCGGTATGGCTTCAGGCTCCGAGCACACCACGGTCGACGGCGAAGCCGTTGACGTTGAGGCGCTGCTCGAGGTGGTGGCCCAGATGAGGTCCGGGCCTCGTTCATAG